CTTCTACACCGGTGACACCCCGCAGGCGATCACCGCGCGCGGCGCCTACGCCACCGCCAGCGGACTGGGCGGCATCTTCGCCTACTCCTTCGAGGGTGACGACTCGTCGAGCACGCTGATCAACACCCTGGTCAGCTCGATGAAGTAGCTCGATGACGTAAGCAGCGGCGCAGGAAGCAGGGCGGCGCACCGGACCCCCGGTGCGCCGCCCTTCGCCCTGTGGGGCGGTCAGACCTTCAGGTCGCGCAGCAGCTTGGCCACATGGCCGGTCGCCTTGACGTTGTAGAGGGCGCGCTCGACCTTGCCCTCCTCGTCCACGACCACCGTGGAGCGGATCACCCCGGTCACGGTCTTCCCGTACATGCTCTTCTCGCCGAAGGCCCCGTACGCCACCAGGACCTCCTTCTCGGGGTCGGCCAGCAGGGTGACCCGCAGGCTCTCCTTCTCCCGGAACTTGCCCAGCTTCTCCGGCTTGTCCGGTGAGATTCCGATCACGTCGTAGCCGGCCTCGGCCAGCACGTCCAGGTTGTCGGTGAAGTCGCAGGCCTGCTTGGTGCAGCCGGGTGTCAGTGCCGCCGGGTAGAAGTAGACGATGACCTTGCGGCCGAGGTGGTCGGCGAGGGACACCTGCTTGCCGTCGGCATCCGGCAGGCTGAAGGCCGGGGCCGGGTCGCCGGGCTGCAGTCGCTCACTCATCTTCGATGCTCCTGGGGTCGATGGGGACGGTCGCGCACAGAGAACGTACTCCGATGGCGAGTGCCGATGCGCGTGGCGACCCGCGACCTGACAAACTGTCCAAGAGCATCAGCATGGGGCGACGGAGGGAAGGTGTCCTCGTGGGCGAGGTCAGCACGAGGGGTCGGGACGGCAAGGACGTCCGCAGCGCAGCCCAGATCGAGGAGGACATCGCCCGGACGCGGAAGCAGCTCGCGGCCACGCTGGACCAGCTGGCCGTGGCGGTGCACCCGTCGACGATCATCGATTCGATGAAGGCGCAGGCCACGGCCAAGGTCCAGCAGACGGCGGGTCAGGCCTTCACCCGGGTGAACCAGGGCGTCGAGGCGGTCAAGGCGCAGTTCACCGACGAGAAGGGCAACCTGGACCGGAAGCGGGTCGTGCCCGCTGCGGCGATCGGTGCGGCGCTGGTCGTCGGCGTGGTCCTGCTGCGCCGTCGGAAGAAGTAGCGGCCGGGCCCCGTCCGCCGGGGCAGGACCGCCGATCAGGGCAGCTGTGTCGGCGGTCCGGTGTACGGTCCTTGGGTGAACGATTCCACCGACCGGGGCTATCCCCTTGGCGAGAAGCTGCCCATCCGGATGCTGCACGACCGGGTGCTGGTGCGCTCGGACGGCCCCGAGGGGGACCGCCGGTCGACCGGCGGCATCCTGATCCCGGCCACCGCCGCGCTGAGCAAGCGCTGCGCCTGGGCCGAGGTCGTGGCCGTCGGCCAGAACGTCCGCAGCATCGAGCCCGGCGACCGAGTGCTCTACGACCCGGAGGACCGCTCCGAGGTCGAGGTGCGCGGGATCCTCTACGTCCTGCTGCGGGAGCGCGACGTCCACGCGGTGGCGGCCGAGCGGGTCGGCGACACCGGCGGCAACACCGGGCTGTACCTCTGAGCAGTGGGGCCGCGCCGCCGCGAGGACTTCCGGCGGAGGTCCGGGAGTCGCGCGCGGCGGTGGCGGCGCTCTGGGCGGTGACCCGGATCCTGCTGGTGGCCGGCTCGCTGAAGGTGGGTCCGTTCGCGGCCCCGGGCGGTCTCGACTACTCCGTCTCCGAGGTCTACCAGCCGTGGTTCGAGCTGCTGCGGACCGGGACCTTCCCGCTGCACGACGTCGCCTGGCAGTACCCGCCGGGCGCGGCGGGGCCGCTGCTGCTCCCGGCGCTGCTGCAGTTCACCGACTACGGGCACGCGTTCATCCTGGTGTGCGCGCTCTGCGACGCGCTGGTGGCCTTCCTGCTGCTGCGCGCGGGTCGGCCGAGGGCGGACGGGTCGCCGCGCAGCCTGGCCGGCTGCTGGATCTGGACGCTGGGCCTGCCGCTGCTGTGGACGACCCCGTGGAACCGCTTCGACGTGATGGTGACGGCCCTGGCGGTGGCCGCGCTGGTCGCGGCCGCCGGGAGCGGGCGCCGGGGCGCGGCCGGGCCCTGGTCCGACGCCGCGTTCGGGCTGCTGGTGGGTCTCGGCACCCTGGTCAAGGTGTGGCCGGTGCTGCTGCTGGCGGGGATCGCGCGCGGTCGTCGGGGTCGGGTCGCCCTGGTGGCGGCCGGGACGACGGTGCTGCTGGGCACCCTGCTGTTCCTGGCGACGATGCCGGGCGCACTGAGCTTCCTGACGGCGCAGCAGGACCGGGGGATCGAGTTCGAGGCGCTGCCCGCGCTGCCCTTCCAGCTGCTCCGGCACCTCGGCTGGACCGGGCACGTCGGGGTGCACGAGGGCTCGACGGAGTTCCTCGGCCCCGGGGTCGGCTCGGTGGCGCTGGTCGGCGAGTTGCTGTCGGTGGCGGCGCTCGGCTGGCTGCTGTGGTGGGCGCGGCGTTCGGACCGGGGCGCGGAGACGGTGCTGCCCGACGCCGCGTTCACGGCGGTGCTGCTCTTCGTCGCCACCAGCCGGGTGCTCAGCCCGCAGTACCTGGTGTGGCTGGTCGGGCTGGCGGCCGTCTGCCTGGTCCGTCCGGCGACCTCGCAGCGCCTCCCGGCGCTGCTGGTGCTGCTCGCCTGCCCGCTGACGATGGCGGTGTTCCCCTTCATGGGCCGGGCGCTGGTGCACGGGTCGGTCCCGGCCGCGCTGCTGTTGACCCTGCGTGACCTGCTGATCGGCGCGGCAGCGCTGCTCGCGGCCCGGCGGCTGTGGACCGCGACCCGGCCGGCCCCGGAGCGGACGGCGGCGACGGAGCTCGGGACCGACCGTCCGGCGGCCCTGGACCCCGTCGCCTGACCGTCGTCCGACCGGCGCCCGACCGTCGTCCGACCGGCGCCCGACCGTCGTCCGACCGGCGCCCGACCGTCGTCCGAGCGGCGGTCAGGGCGCGGCGCCGAGCGGGACGGCGGGGGCGGAGATGGCGGCCCCGCTGGGCTGCACTCCGTTGTCCTGACCGGGGACGTTGCCGGCCGGGGGCGAACTCGGGGTGGTCGGCGGCGGCGTGGTCCCGGCCGGGACGGAGGGCGTCGTCGAGCCGCCCTGACCCGCTGTCTGGCTGGCAACCGGCTCGGATCCGGTGGCCGGCGGGTTGCCCGAGGCGCTGCTGGACGGGGTCGCCGGGGCGGAGGTCGAGGCGCTCGACGGGGCGGCCGTGGGCGCGGCGTTGCTGCTGCTGATCTGCAGGTCGAACGGCTCGTCGGGCTGCCCGTCGAGGGCGGCCGTCATGTAGTCGGTCCAGATCTGCGCGGGGAAGGTTCCGCCGTTGACCCGGGTGACCCCGGCCGCGTCGCCGAGCGACACCCGCCCGTGGGTGGTCGGGTCCTCGGCGAACAGGCCGACCGAGGTGACCAGCTGCGGCGTGTAGCCGATGAACCAGGCGGACAGGTTGCTGTCGGTGGTCCCGGTCTTGCCGGCCGCCGGCCGCCCCAGGCCGAGCGCGACGTAGCCGGTGCCGGCCGGGGTGATGACGCCCTGCAGCACCGAGGTGACGGTGTCGGCGGTGTCGCGGCTGAAGGCGGTGGCGGCCGGGTGCGCGGGAAGCGCCTTGACCGTGCCGTCATGGCTGAGCTGCTGCACCGACCAGGGGGTGATCTGCCGGCCGTGGTTGTCGAAGGTCGCGTAGGCCCCCGCCATCTGGATGGCGTTGGGGGTTGCCACGCCCAGCGCGATCGAGGGGTCGCTCGCGCTCATGCTGGGGGTGTTCGGCGGCAGCCCGGCGGAGATGGCGGCGGTGCGGACGTTGTTCAGCCCGGCGTCGGCGGCCTCCTGCGCGTACACGCTGTTGACCGAATCCTGCATCGCGAAGCTGAGGCTGATCTCGCCGTAGCTCTTGTCGTCCTCGTTCGGCGGCGCGTAGTGCAGACCGGCCGGGAGCCCCTGGACCTCGCGTCCGCTGGTCCCGTCGTAGAGGGTGCTCGGGGTGATCGGCACGCCGTCCTGGGTGGTGGCCTGGTTCTGCAGCCCGGCGGCCAGGTCGAAGGCCTTGAAGGTCGAGCCGACCTGGATGTCGGTGCGCAGGGCGTCGTTGTACTCCTGGACGGCGTAGTCCGGACCGCCGTAGGCGGCGAGCAGCTTGCCGGTGGCCGGGTCGACCGAGCCGGCGGCGGCGCGGACGTCCTTGGCCTTCTGGGTGTTCGGCAGCAGATCGGTGAACTCGGTCCGGACGGCGGAGGCCAGCGCGTCCTGGTCTGGTTTGACGAAGGTGGTGGTGATCCGCCAGCCGCCGGCCGCGAGGGTGCCCGAGTCGACGATGTTGTTGTCGTTGAGGTAGTGGTTGGCGATGTCGATGAGGTAGCCCGCCTGGCCGCCGACGCCGATGGTGGTGCTGGGTGCCCTGGTGGCCGGGAAGGTCATGCTGTTGCGCTCGTCCTGGTCCAGCCAGCCCAGCTTGACCATGCCGTCCAGCACGTAGTTCCAGCGGGCGACGGCCTCGGCCTTGCCCTGCGCGGTGGCGGTGCCCACGTCGTAGGCGCTGGGCGCCTGGAGCAGCGCGGCCAGGTAGGCCGCCTGCGGGACGTTCAGCTGAGCGGCGTTGATCCCGTAGTACGCCTGGGCTGCGGCCTGGATGCCGTAGGCGTTGCGGCCGAAGTAGCTGGTGTTGAGGTAGCCGGCCATGATCGTGTCCTTGCTCTCGGTCTGGTCGACCTTGAGCGCGATGAAGAACTCCTTGGCCTTGCGGACCAGGTTCTGCTCCTGGGTCAGGTAGTAGTTCTTGACGTACTGCTGGGTGATGGTGGAACCGCCCTGGAGGCCCTTCCCGGTGACGGTGTACCAGCCCGCGCGGACGATGCCGGTGATGCTGACGCCCCGGTTGGTGTAGAAGGTGCGGTCCTCGGCGGAGACCGCCGCGTGCTGCATGTTGATCGAGATCTGGCTGATCGGGACCGAGACCCGGTTCACCGCGCCGGTCCGGCCCAGCTCGGTGGTGTTGTCGGCGTAGTAGTAGACATTGCTCTGCGCGGTCGCGGCTGCGTTCGGGTCGGGCACGGTGACCAGCATGTACATCGCGACGAAGGCGCCGATGCCGATCAGCAGCAGGGCGAGGACGCCGCCGAGGACCATCCGCCAGGTCGGGATCAGTCGCCGCCACCAGGGCTTGGCCTTGCGGGCGGCCCGCCGGGCCTGCTTCTTGGCCCGGCGGCGGTCCCGCCAACCGGCGCCGGGGCCGCCGCCCTCGGCCCGGTCCTCGGCGGCCAGGGCGTCCGGTGCGGGCGGCCAGCCGCCGGCGGCCGGCGGCGGCGTGGGCGGGGTGGTGGACGTGGGCGGGGTGGGCGGGGTGGAGGACGTGGGTGCGGCCGGGGCGGGACGGGCGTGGAGCCCACCGGGCGACCGGTGCCGGGAGCCGGGCCGTCCTGGCCGTGCTGCCCCTGCGGGCCTTCGGGGCTGTCGGAGTCGTCCCGGCCCCAGCCGGGGCCCCAGTCCGGTCCCTTAGGTCCTTGGCTCATCGCGCGCTGCTCCTTGGCCCACTGCGGGGCGTTGCTGACACTCTGTGACCGTCTGACGCCGTGTTGTGAGTCCGATTATGTTCCGTCAGCTCCCTCGATGCCCCATTGGTCGGCTGCAAACGGGGTGCGGCGTGGCGGTCGGAGTGGCTATCCTTCGGGAACCCACAACTTCACACGGTCCCAGCCCCTTCGCTCACCCCCCCGGGTGGCAGCGGACGGGGCCTGGTCGGCGTGCGCCCGTATCCGACGGATTTCTGCGCGCCCCAGGTCAGGACGGGCCTCAGGCCACGCCCTGGCGGGATCCGCCATGCCCTGATCCGTGCCGCTGCCTCCGCGCGGCCGACGAGAGGACGTGCCCCCGATGAGCCCGACCATGAGCCGAACCGTCGCCGAAGCCCGCCCGCCCGACCCGGAACCCCCCGATCCGGACCCCGGGCGGCGGCGCCACGAACTCCGCTCCGCCTCCAGGCTGTACACCGCCGTCGCCCGGGGCAGCTTCCGCCGCTACGCCACCTACCGCGCCGCGACCTGGGCCGGAACCTTCACCAACACCGTCTTCGGCTTCTTCATCGCCTACACCTACCGGGCCCTCTGGGAGATCCGGCCGCACCTCGGCGGCTACGACCTCAGTGCGGCCCTCACCTACGTCTGGCTCGGCCAGGCCCTGCTGATGCCGGTGGCCGCGATGGGCGGCGGCGTCCAGGACGACCTGGAGGCGCGGATCGTCTCCGGCGACATCGCGGTGGACCTCTACCGGCCGGTGGACCAGCAGGGCTGGTGGCTGGCGAGCGACCTCGGCCGGGCGGCCTACCACCTGCTGTCGCGCGGGGTGCTGCCGCTGCTGGTCGGCGGCCTCTGCTTCCATCTGCGGATGCCCTCCGGCGGCCTCGCCGAGGAGGTGCTGACCTGGTCCTGCTTCCTGCTGTCGCTGCTGCTCGGGATCACCGTCAGCTTCATGATCCGCTACATGACCGCGCTCACCGGCTTCTGGCTGTTGGACCCGCGCGGGATGCGGCAGGTCGCGCTGGTGCTCGGGATGTTCTGCTCCGGCTTCCTGCTGCCGCTGACGCTCTTCCCCTCGGGCCTGGCGACCCTCTTCCAGCGGCTGCCCTGGGCCGGGATGGTGCAGATCCCCGAGGACGTCTTCCTCCAGCGGCGGACCGGGGGCTCGCTGCTCTCCGGGCTGGCCCTGCAACTGGCCTGGGTGCTGGTGCTGGTGCTGGCCGGCCGGCTGGTGCAGCGGGCGGCGGCCGCCAAGGTGGTGGTCCAGGGTGGGTGAGCAGCCCGGCTCGCTGGTCCGCACCCTCGACGCACTGCGCGCCTACCGGCTGATCGCCGGGATGTGGCTGCGGGCCTCGATGGCCTACCGGACCTCCTTCTGGATCACGGCCGTCGGCAACGCGGTCACCTCGGCGCTGGACTTCGTGGTCATCGCCATCATGTTCCTGCACACCACCGCCCTCGGCGGCTGGACCCTGCCGCAGGTCGCCTTCCTCTACGGCACCTCCGGGCTGACCCTCGGCCTGGCCGACCTGCTGGTCGGCAGCCTGGACCAGCTCGGCCAGCGGGTCCGCGACGGCTCGGTGGACGTCGTCCTGGTCCGCCCCGCCGCCGCGCTCGCCCAGCTCGGTGCGGACCGTTTCGCGCTGCGCCGGGCCGGCCGGGTGGTCCAGTCCGGGCTGATCCTGGGCTGGGCGCTGAGCCGGCTGCCGATCGACTGGACGGCCGGACGGCTGCTGGTGCTGCTCGTCCTGGTGGTCTGCGGCACCGTCATCTTCGGCTCGGTGTTCGTGGCCGGGGCGGCGTTCCAGTTCTTCGCCACCGACGCCGCCGAGGTGCAGAACTCGGTCACCTACGGCGGCGCGACCATGCTCCAGTACCCGCCGACCATCTACGCCCGCGACCTGGTCCGGGGCGTGGTCTTCGGGGTGCCGCTGGCCTTCGTGAACTGGCTGCCCGCGCTGTACGTGCTCGGTCTGCCGGACACCCTCGGCCTGCCCGGCTGGTTCCGCTTCGCCTCGCCGCTGGTGGCCCTGGCCTTCGCCACCGCCGCCGGGCTCCTCTGGCGGGCCGCCCTCCGCTCCTACCGCAGCACCGGAAGTTGACCACCCGCCAGCGATACCTGGACAGGAGAGACATGGCCATCATCGAGGTCGAGAACGTCGCCCGCAGTTTCACCGTCCGCCGCAAGGCCGGTCGGCTGCGGCGCGAGCGCACCGAGGTCCGCGCCGTCGAGGACCTCAGCTTCAGCGTCACCGCCGGGGAGATGGTGGGCTACATCGGCCCCAACGGGGCGGGCAAGTCCACCACCATCAAGATGCTCACCGGCATCCTCGTCCCCAGCGCGGGACGGCTGCGGGTGGCCGGCGTGGACCCGCAGCGCGACCGCACCCGGCTGGCCCGCCGGATCGGCGTGGTCTTCGGCCAGCGCACCACCCTCTGGTGGGACCTGCCGCTGCGCGACTCCTACGAGCTGGCCCGCCGGATCTACCGGATCGAGGACGCCCGCTACCGGCGCAACCTCGACCGCTGCATCGAGCTGCTGGGGCTCGGCCCGCTGCTGGACGTGCCGGTCCGTCAACTCTCGCTCGGGCAGCGGATGCGCGGCGACATCGCGGCCGCGCTGCTGCACGACCCGGAGGTGCTCTACCTGGACGAGCCCACCATCGGTCTGGACGTGATCAGCAAGAACCGGGTCCGTGAGTTCCTGGCCGAGATCAACGCCGAGTCCGGGACGACGGTGCTGCTCACCACCCACGACCTGACCGACATCGAACGGCTCTGCTCGCGGGTGATGGTGATCGACCACGGCCGGGTCGTCTACGACGGCGGTCTGGACGGCCTGCACGAGGCGGGCCGGAGCGAGCGCACCCTGGTGGTCGACCTGGCGCTGCCCGCCCCGCCGATCGACGTCCCCGGGACCCGGGTGGTCAAGGTCGAAGGACCGCGCCAGTGGCTGGCCTTCCCGGCCTCGGCAAGCGCCGCCCCGCTGGTCGCCGCCGTCGCCGCGGCGCATCCGCTGGTCGACCTCTCGGTCCGCGAACCCGCCATCGAGGACGTCATCGCCCGGATGTACGCGTCCCCCGGACCGGCCCTTGCGACGGCGAGGTCCGGCCCGACCGGCTGAGGCCGGCCGCGGCCGCGGGGACCGGGGCGGCTTGACGGTTCCCGCCGCCGTGGTCCACCATTCCACTACTCAGCTAGTGGAATGGATGGTGCGATCGTGTTCGCCTTCCGGATCGACCGGCGGAGCGGTGTCGCCAGCTATCTCCAGATCGTGCAGCAGGTCGAGAGCGCCCTGCGGCTCGGGCTGCTGGAGCCCGGCGACCGGCTCCCCACTGCCCGGGAGGTGGTGGAAGCGACGGCGTTGAACCCCAACACCGTCCTCAAGTCCTACCGCGAACTCGAATCCCGGGGGCTGGTCGAGACCCGGCGCAGGCACGGGACGTTCGTGGTGGGCACGCTCGGCGTGGCCCCGGCGGACTCACCGTGGCACGCCGAACTCGCCGAAGTGGCCGGCCGCGCCCGCGCGGCCGGCCTGGAACGCGACGACCTCGACGCACTCTTCGGGTCCGTGCTCAACGACCTCTACCCCAGAAGGATCACCGATGACGTCCCCCAGCAGCAGCCCCGAGGCGGCGCTCACGGCCCGCGGACTGACCGGGCGGCACCGTCGCCGGGGCCCTGATGTCCTGGCGGACGCGACCTTCCAGCTTCCCGCCGGCGTCATCTGCGCCCTGGTCGGCCCCAACGGCTCGGGCAAGTCGACCCTGCTGGAGCTGGCCGCGGGCGTCCAGCGGCCCTCCGCCGGCACCGTGGAGGTCTTCGGGCAGCCGGCCCGGACCGGCCACCCGCGGGTGGCCTACCTGCCCCAGGACCGCCCGCTGTTCCGCAGGTTCACCGTGGCGGAGACGCTGTGCTTCGCCGCCCGGGCCAACCGGGGTAACTGGGACGCCGGGATGGCGCAGCAGGTGGCCGACATCTCCCGGTTCGACCGCAGGGACCAGGTACGCGACCTCTCTGGCGGCGAACGCACCCGGGTCGCTCTCGCGGTCGCCCTGGGCAAACGCGCCGACCTGCTGCTGCTCGACGAGCCCATGGCCGACCTCGACGTCCTGGCCCGCCAGGAGCTGATGGGGCTGCTCATGGCACACGTCGCCGACACCGGGTGCACCGTGGTGATGTCCTCGCACATCATCGCCGAGCTGGCCGACGCCTGCGACCACCTGCTGGTCCTCCACGAGGGCCGGGTGCGGCTGTGCGGTGAGATCGAGGAGCTGACCGACGCCCACGCGGTGGTCACCCTCCCCGGCGGAACCGGCCAGTTGGCCGGGCACGTCGTGGTTGAGTCCCGTCCGGCCGGTCGCGGCACCACCGCGCTGATCCGGCCCGCCGCCGTGCTGCCCGCAGCCTGGCAGGCGGAGCGGCCCTCCCTGGAGGAGCTGGTCCTCGCCCACCTCGGCACGCCGACCGCCCCCGCGCTCGCCCTTCCCGCAGATCCCCGACACCAGGACACCGCCGCATGAGCACCATCGCCCTCGACACCCCCGAAGCCCGGACCACCGGCGAGCACTGGCCCCTCGCGCGCACCGTCGCGCGGATCTACCGGCGGCCCGCCCTGGTGCTGCTGCTGGCGATCACGGGCATATCCGCCCTGCTGGTCTACCGCTACCACGGCTGGGCCGGTGACGTCGCGCTGCGCGAACGCGTCGGCGCCTACTCCTTCGGCTTCCTCAGGATCAACTCCTTCTCCACGTACGGCGGACGCATCGCCTTCCTGCCGGCCCTGTTCGCCGCCCTCCTCGCCGGCCGGGCGACCGGAGAGGAATGGCAGGCCCGGCTGACGGTACTGACGCTCGGCCAGTCGATCTCCCCGCGACGCTGGTTCGGCGTCCGCTGGTCGATGCTGGCGGCGCTCCTCACCGTCCTGGTGCTGCCCCTGGTGGTGCTGTACCGACTCAATGTCGCCCGCGCCGACCACCTGGGCCTGCTCAGTCCCGGCGACCAGGCCCAGACGATCATCCTCACCGTCGGCCCGGTCACCCTCGCCTACGTGGTCCTGGGCGTCGCCGCCGGCGCGCTGGCCGGAACCGTCCTGCGCAACACCTGGTCCGGCGCCCTCGCCGGGGCCGCACTGACGTGGGTGCTGACGGCTCTGCTGGTGCGCTCCCGGGCGGCACTGCTGCTGGACTTCCCGGCCCTCTCCAAGGTGCACGGCACGGCCCCCGGCGGCTTTCTGGGCATGCAGTTCTACGGACTGCTGCCGTGCGACAGCC
The Streptacidiphilus albus JL83 genome window above contains:
- the bcp gene encoding thioredoxin-dependent thiol peroxidase; translated protein: MSERLQPGDPAPAFSLPDADGKQVSLADHLGRKVIVYFYPAALTPGCTKQACDFTDNLDVLAEAGYDVIGISPDKPEKLGKFREKESLRVTLLADPEKEVLVAYGAFGEKSMYGKTVTGVIRSTVVVDEEGKVERALYNVKATGHVAKLLRDLKV
- a CDS encoding DUF3618 domain-containing protein, with product MGEVSTRGRDGKDVRSAAQIEEDIARTRKQLAATLDQLAVAVHPSTIIDSMKAQATAKVQQTAGQAFTRVNQGVEAVKAQFTDEKGNLDRKRVVPAAAIGAALVVGVVLLRRRKK
- a CDS encoding GroES family chaperonin, yielding MLHDRVLVRSDGPEGDRRSTGGILIPATAALSKRCAWAEVVAVGQNVRSIEPGDRVLYDPEDRSEVEVRGILYVLLRERDVHAVAAERVGDTGGNTGLYL
- a CDS encoding glycosyltransferase 87 family protein, producing the protein MAALWAVTRILLVAGSLKVGPFAAPGGLDYSVSEVYQPWFELLRTGTFPLHDVAWQYPPGAAGPLLLPALLQFTDYGHAFILVCALCDALVAFLLLRAGRPRADGSPRSLAGCWIWTLGLPLLWTTPWNRFDVMVTALAVAALVAAAGSGRRGAAGPWSDAAFGLLVGLGTLVKVWPVLLLAGIARGRRGRVALVAAGTTVLLGTLLFLATMPGALSFLTAQQDRGIEFEALPALPFQLLRHLGWTGHVGVHEGSTEFLGPGVGSVALVGELLSVAALGWLLWWARRSDRGAETVLPDAAFTAVLLFVATSRVLSPQYLVWLVGLAAVCLVRPATSQRLPALLVLLACPLTMAVFPFMGRALVHGSVPAALLLTLRDLLIGAAALLAARRLWTATRPAPERTAATELGTDRPAALDPVA
- a CDS encoding transglycosylase domain-containing protein produces the protein MVLGGVLALLLIGIGAFVAMYMLVTVPDPNAAATAQSNVYYYADNTTELGRTGAVNRVSVPISQISINMQHAAVSAEDRTFYTNRGVSITGIVRAGWYTVTGKGLQGGSTITQQYVKNYYLTQEQNLVRKAKEFFIALKVDQTESKDTIMAGYLNTSYFGRNAYGIQAAAQAYYGINAAQLNVPQAAYLAALLQAPSAYDVGTATAQGKAEAVARWNYVLDGMVKLGWLDQDERNSMTFPATRAPSTTIGVGGQAGYLIDIANHYLNDNNIVDSGTLAAGGWRITTTFVKPDQDALASAVRTEFTDLLPNTQKAKDVRAAAGSVDPATGKLLAAYGGPDYAVQEYNDALRTDIQVGSTFKAFDLAAGLQNQATTQDGVPITPSTLYDGTSGREVQGLPAGLHYAPPNEDDKSYGEISLSFAMQDSVNSVYAQEAADAGLNNVRTAAISAGLPPNTPSMSASDPSIALGVATPNAIQMAGAYATFDNHGRQITPWSVQQLSHDGTVKALPAHPAATAFSRDTADTVTSVLQGVITPAGTGYVALGLGRPAAGKTGTTDSNLSAWFIGYTPQLVTSVGLFAEDPTTHGRVSLGDAAGVTRVNGGTFPAQIWTDYMTAALDGQPDEPFDLQISSSNAAPTAAPSSASTSAPATPSSSASGNPPATGSEPVASQTAGQGGSTTPSVPAGTTPPPTTPSSPPAGNVPGQDNGVQPSGAAISAPAVPLGAAP
- a CDS encoding ABC transporter permease, which codes for MSRTVAEARPPDPEPPDPDPGRRRHELRSASRLYTAVARGSFRRYATYRAATWAGTFTNTVFGFFIAYTYRALWEIRPHLGGYDLSAALTYVWLGQALLMPVAAMGGGVQDDLEARIVSGDIAVDLYRPVDQQGWWLASDLGRAAYHLLSRGVLPLLVGGLCFHLRMPSGGLAEEVLTWSCFLLSLLLGITVSFMIRYMTALTGFWLLDPRGMRQVALVLGMFCSGFLLPLTLFPSGLATLFQRLPWAGMVQIPEDVFLQRRTGGSLLSGLALQLAWVLVLVLAGRLVQRAAAAKVVVQGG
- a CDS encoding ABC transporter permease: MWLRASMAYRTSFWITAVGNAVTSALDFVVIAIMFLHTTALGGWTLPQVAFLYGTSGLTLGLADLLVGSLDQLGQRVRDGSVDVVLVRPAAALAQLGADRFALRRAGRVVQSGLILGWALSRLPIDWTAGRLLVLLVLVVCGTVIFGSVFVAGAAFQFFATDAAEVQNSVTYGGATMLQYPPTIYARDLVRGVVFGVPLAFVNWLPALYVLGLPDTLGLPGWFRFASPLVALAFATAAGLLWRAALRSYRSTGS
- a CDS encoding ABC transporter ATP-binding protein, giving the protein MAIIEVENVARSFTVRRKAGRLRRERTEVRAVEDLSFSVTAGEMVGYIGPNGAGKSTTIKMLTGILVPSAGRLRVAGVDPQRDRTRLARRIGVVFGQRTTLWWDLPLRDSYELARRIYRIEDARYRRNLDRCIELLGLGPLLDVPVRQLSLGQRMRGDIAAALLHDPEVLYLDEPTIGLDVISKNRVREFLAEINAESGTTVLLTTHDLTDIERLCSRVMVIDHGRVVYDGGLDGLHEAGRSERTLVVDLALPAPPIDVPGTRVVKVEGPRQWLAFPASASAAPLVAAVAAAHPLVDLSVREPAIEDVIARMYASPGPALATARSGPTG
- a CDS encoding GntR family transcriptional regulator, whose product is MDGAIVFAFRIDRRSGVASYLQIVQQVESALRLGLLEPGDRLPTAREVVEATALNPNTVLKSYRELESRGLVETRRRHGTFVVGTLGVAPADSPWHAELAEVAGRARAAGLERDDLDALFGSVLNDLYPRRITDDVPQQQPRGGAHGPRTDRAAPSPGP
- a CDS encoding ABC transporter ATP-binding protein; amino-acid sequence: MTSPSSSPEAALTARGLTGRHRRRGPDVLADATFQLPAGVICALVGPNGSGKSTLLELAAGVQRPSAGTVEVFGQPARTGHPRVAYLPQDRPLFRRFTVAETLCFAARANRGNWDAGMAQQVADISRFDRRDQVRDLSGGERTRVALAVALGKRADLLLLDEPMADLDVLARQELMGLLMAHVADTGCTVVMSSHIIAELADACDHLLVLHEGRVRLCGEIEELTDAHAVVTLPGGTGQLAGHVVVESRPAGRGTTALIRPAAVLPAAWQAERPSLEELVLAHLGTPTAPALALPADPRHQDTAA